Below is a genomic region from Oryzias melastigma strain HK-1 linkage group LG7, ASM292280v2, whole genome shotgun sequence.
aatccccCATCAAACTATGACATTTATTCTCATAAtgtaaaatacatgaaaacatCGTCCTTAACTGAAATACAATAAAGATAAGTTACACCAGTGCTGTCAAAGCCCTCCCTTTTGAGTCGCCTGTGTAATTTAATCTTGGCTGAAAGCTTCAGttttgaacaagaaaaaagcCCAACATGATCAGAAAACTCCGCATTCCAGTTTACAGACGCATCGTGGAGGACAGATGGTCAAGAAGACTGGAGCTATATCTTCCCAGGGGCATTGCCCCCCCCCGTGTCCATTCTCCCGCACAGTGGCTTGTGGTCCCTCCCCTCTGACGCCCCCGAGCCACATAAATAGGAAGCCCGTCAGCTTTGCAGCAGACTTGAGCTCAGCCGCTCCGAGAACAAACATCTTCACtcaaaaagcattaaaaaacgGCAGCAAACAGCATGAGTCCCAGCATCAGCGCTGAGGCCGGCCAGCCTCTCCTTGCGCGGTCCACCGTGGCCCAGAGGAAACAGGCAAACGAACTCAGAAAGGTAAGAAAGATGCCCCAAACCCCGCGCTGTTTGTGCGCAATGGATTTGTGTTCCACTCGATGTGTATCGCAGCCAAATGACGCATTTCCTTCACTTTTTCCAGACTCTGAAACCAttgctggagaagagaagacgCGCTCGCATCAACGACAGTCTGAACCACCTGAAGAGTTTGATCCTGCCTCTGGTCGGCAAAGACAACGCACGGTACTccaagctggaaaaggctgacATTCTGGAAATGACAGTGCGCTTCCTGAGAGACCTCCCGTCTTCCCCAGTCAAAGGTGAGCATCATACAGACTTTTCCAAACGATTATGACCATTTTTAATATCTGAAGGCCATCCACTAATCCACCTCTCTAATTTTTCCCTCCAGACTCAGCAGACAGCTACAGAGAAGGTTACAAAGCCTGCCTCCACCGCGTCTCCGCTCTGCTTCCCAAAACGACCCTGGATGAGGACGCGTGCCAAAAAGTGCAGGATTTCATCAAGCAATCCATGACCTCCAACGTCACGCCAACCTGCCTGAACTGCTGCGCGCAAAGCTCCAGGGCTTTCCCTCAGATCCACCAGAGACTCCAGAGCCTCAAATCCAACTTCAGCTCCAGACTGGAGAGCCAGTCGCGCAGCAGCGGAGCCGCAACTCCCAACAGAGCGCAGCAGTCTGGCGCGCAGCCGGTCAGCGCTGCCATGTGGAGACCTTGGTAGACTCAATGGACATTTAGCTctcatatatttaaattttaactgtattttgtaCTTACAAAGGTAGTTTTAAGATACAAGATGAGTTGAAgttaattcaacattttaataatgttgCGTCCGGCGCCAGAGGGCACAGACCACAGGCCTGATAGAAGTCTGTGAACTTTTGAATACGCAATCCTCTTTGGGGTTTCAAAGATACGGGTTGTAGACAACACTTTTGTAAAACCCCAAGGGTTACTTTGTTTGAGGGTTGCACTGTAGACTTAAAAGTATTTTGGTCTGTGCAACAGAGTATTCTGTAAACACCATGTgttacattatttattattgcaTGCAGACCTTGCTTCGTGAGACTTGTAATGTTTGTCTTTGACAAAGGGtttcaaataaatgtacataGTACCTCGATGGTTGTGTTGCTTGATCTTTGCTCTTGTGCTGGCTGAAAGATTTAAGATGGATCATTAACCCCAGACGCCCTAATAAGAGGATTCTCAGGGAAGTGAAAGAGATGGAAAAGGGCGCGCAAACTCGGAAAGCCAGAGGTCAGCCAGATCCCATTGATGCTGAAGAGCAGCTGCTCTATTGTTGCTGATGTGAGGCGCCTCTTGCCGCCAAAAAATGTGTGGGAAAAAGCAGCGCCAGTGGTGGGAGAGGAAATGCTCAGATCAGTGCAATTAGGAATGACAAAGAACTAAAGCTGCTTGATGCCTGACAAATTTATAATAATTAGAGAATCGTAATTGAACAATGTAAGttactgaaagaaaaatgaaaaaataaaataaaaaactattataattaaatatttaagttttctgAAAACTCTAAACAACAAAgactaacacaaaaaaaatctaacttttaagaaaaattaaggctaaaaataaattctttgcGTTTGAAACTCCCTTATTGTTAGGGAACACATTTGATTATCGTATTTTCACCAGTGATGTAAGTATTGGGTCCTGGTTGGATGACCAAGTAAAATGAAAAGTATGAAAATCTAACAGACCAAATAAACGAAACAACAGAATTTTTAACAAGACTGGACAGCCATGAGGGGGCAAGGTAACATGATGGGCcacaaaaatccacaattaaCTAAAGAAGtaaaattgcaacaaaaaaaaaaagctccagaaaaccatccaaaacaaacacaaatgataaaaaaacaaacaagcataaGGATTGATAAACAGACACATGgataaatacacataaaaaagatACATGTAGCCTCAACAAGGCACAAACTAGTGTCCTGCATGTTCCTGTCCCAAGCAAGCCCCAAGCAAATGCGGAGGGTTTGTTCAGGAAGTACATTCATGATAAAACTCACAATTTAGGACGAATTACCCGATGTTTGATATGTCTTTGTATGAATATAAACATCTGTTGGTTGTCTTGTTTATGGATTATTCTTGatttgattgcttaaaaaaatcgaTTTTCAAATCCAAATAAGACATTGATATATATGGATAGATGAACTGATATGAAGGTAGAATGgttttctattaattttaggGATTCAGAGGGATATGTCACCCCAAACTCTCTCACACTACCCCCCACTGCACTCCATGGCTGGCTTAATCTGCGTCAATCTTTCAATCTTTCCTTTTAAACTGAATTGGAAAAGAATGAGAGCTTCTGGTCTCTGGAATGATGACATTTAGCTCCAAAAACACTTCTGCTTTTGGAAGAAGCCCAGACACTTGGATTTCATCAGACTGCTGAGTCAGAAGTTGCATCCTCCAAAAGTCATGGGATCAGATCGTTTTGTTGGTTGACAATTGAAGAGTTTATTATACTAAATGaaggctttttattattttattttatgttacaggAAGGTCCTTTTTACTTGGTTACTCTTTGTTATTAACATATGAAGGCATTGTTACATTAacccacatggagctccagaccagttgaTACCAATTAGCGGAAGCTTCAAGGATCTtatcagtacttttccactgaaaaaacaaagctataCATT
It encodes:
- the hes2.1 gene encoding transcription factor HES-2.1, which gives rise to MSPSISAEAGQPLLARSTVAQRKQANELRKTLKPLLEKRRRARINDSLNHLKSLILPLVGKDNARYSKLEKADILEMTVRFLRDLPSSPVKDSADSYREGYKACLHRVSALLPKTTLDEDACQKVQDFIKQSMTSNVTPTCLNCCAQSSRAFPQIHQRLQSLKSNFSSRLESQSRSSGAATPNRAQQSGAQPVSAAMWRPW